In Nanohaloarchaea archaeon SW_7_43_1, a single window of DNA contains:
- a CDS encoding glycosyl transferase family 1, which yields MKIGFFTDSYFPEIDGVTYTLKAWRDRLEEKGHDVHIIYPGSPDYLPDENEHPLRSLPNPFYSGYRAPLFQLNFEFDELDIIHCHGPGPASMSGLMYGCLHDTPKIYTHHTPVEEYFEQAIHINTLAEFLKRIYVPMENYYLRKYDVKTASVGEPSRNCQFRQLPVGLDLEFFQPSDQEFKEDEDWDEPVLGYSGRMSMEKNLEEIIDFAEQFDGTVLLVGEGPTREKIDRIKPENVYTFDFLPRDKLTDFYSSIDLYVTASTGDTLGLSPLEANACGTPVIAPEVFPFNRTIKSENGMLYKDNSEKDLKQKVKEALNSEFNTREAVQKYGLNKTVNQLEKIYQEEIGK from the coding sequence ATGAAAATTGGTTTTTTCACAGACAGCTACTTCCCGGAAATCGATGGAGTAACCTATACCCTGAAAGCCTGGAGAGATAGACTTGAAGAAAAAGGTCACGATGTACATATAATTTATCCGGGATCACCTGATTACTTACCGGATGAAAATGAACATCCATTAAGATCTCTACCCAATCCTTTCTATAGCGGTTACAGAGCTCCACTGTTCCAGCTAAACTTCGAGTTCGATGAGCTAGATATAATTCATTGCCACGGACCTGGACCTGCAAGTATGTCCGGTTTAATGTATGGTTGCCTGCATGATACACCGAAAATTTATACCCATCATACTCCAGTCGAGGAATACTTCGAACAAGCAATCCACATCAATACCTTGGCAGAGTTCCTCAAGAGAATCTATGTACCGATGGAAAACTATTATCTGAGAAAATACGATGTGAAAACGGCATCCGTAGGGGAGCCCTCAAGGAACTGCCAGTTTCGACAACTACCTGTGGGACTAGATTTAGAGTTTTTCCAGCCATCAGATCAGGAATTCAAAGAAGATGAGGACTGGGACGAACCTGTTTTAGGATACAGTGGAAGAATGAGCATGGAAAAAAACTTAGAGGAGATAATAGATTTTGCTGAACAGTTTGATGGAACAGTTCTATTGGTAGGGGAAGGCCCTACTCGTGAAAAGATAGATAGGATAAAACCAGAAAACGTCTATACATTTGATTTTCTACCAAGAGATAAGCTTACGGATTTTTACTCAAGTATAGATCTCTATGTAACTGCTTCAACAGGAGATACTCTCGGTCTTTCCCCTTTAGAAGCCAATGCCTGTGGAACACCTGTGATAGCACCAGAAGTCTTTCCTTTCAACAGGACGATAAAATCTGAGAACGGCATGTTATACAAAGACAATTCAGAGAAAGATCTGAAACAGAAAGTTAAAGAAGCATTGAATTCAGAGTTTAATACTAGGGAAGCAGTTCAGAAATACGGATTGAATAAAACAGTCAATCAGTTAGAGAAAATATATCAAGAGGAGATAGGGAAATGA
- a CDS encoding glycosyltransferase: protein MIEGGIKRSIRQQRKVLEKEKQIDLVTEAGKGYDILHLNLSDPISIYQMFRAKRSGKKVIFHTHVTEEDFRDSFKFSNKLAPIVGRISDFVYSKADLLIAPSDYTKRILEQRGIETKIKVLTNGIDTERLEGKNQSKSRLEKEFETNGFHAVNLGMILERKGLEDFIKVGEKVDENLLWFGSTGGKIAAKRKTKKLVENSPENVKFPGYLEDVRDAFTLADVFFFPTREENQGISLLEAAYREKPLVVRDIEVYEDLLEHEVNCLKADSVDGFAKQLERLRDNEELRGKIGENARETAEKHTLQNVGNKLLEIYVDLDGDTIK, encoded by the coding sequence ATGATTGAGGGAGGAATCAAGAGATCTATAAGACAGCAGAGAAAAGTGTTAGAGAAAGAAAAACAGATAGATTTGGTAACTGAAGCTGGAAAGGGCTACGATATCCTACATCTGAATCTTAGTGATCCAATATCAATTTATCAGATGTTCAGAGCGAAAAGATCGGGTAAAAAAGTAATTTTTCACACGCACGTAACGGAAGAAGATTTCCGCGACAGCTTCAAATTTTCGAACAAACTAGCGCCTATCGTAGGGAGGATTTCTGACTTTGTTTACAGCAAAGCCGATCTTTTAATTGCACCATCAGATTATACAAAAAGAATACTGGAGCAGAGAGGAATAGAAACCAAAATCAAAGTCTTGACAAACGGCATAGATACTGAAAGACTTGAAGGAAAGAACCAGTCAAAATCCAGACTGGAGAAAGAGTTTGAGACAAATGGTTTCCATGCAGTTAATCTCGGGATGATACTTGAGAGAAAAGGCCTGGAAGACTTCATCAAGGTGGGAGAAAAAGTTGATGAAAATCTATTATGGTTTGGATCGACCGGTGGAAAAATTGCGGCGAAAAGAAAAACCAAAAAACTAGTTGAAAATTCACCGGAAAATGTGAAGTTTCCAGGATATCTCGAAGATGTTAGAGATGCCTTCACACTTGCAGATGTATTCTTTTTCCCTACCAGAGAAGAAAATCAAGGAATTTCGCTTCTCGAGGCCGCTTACCGGGAGAAACCTTTAGTAGTGAGAGATATTGAAGTTTATGAAGATCTTCTGGAACATGAAGTAAACTGTTTAAAAGCAGACTCTGTAGATGGATTCGCAAAACAGCTTGAAAGACTCAGAGACAATGAAGAGTTAAGAGGGAAAATTGGAGAGAACGCCAGAGAAACAGCAGAAAAACACACGCTTCAAAATGTAGGCAATAAACTTTTAGAGATCTATGTTGACCTAGACGGTGATACGATCAAATGA